In one Lysobacter alkalisoli genomic region, the following are encoded:
- a CDS encoding aldehyde dehydrogenase family protein, which yields MTRQFKSYIDGQWVAGSDGADDENPADLAAPVGSYGVLDAAQVAQAVDAAAAALPAWSLSSPQQRADILDRAGSEILARKEELGRLLAMEEGKTLPESIGEAARAGQIFKFFAGEALRIPGEKLASTRPGVDVEITREPVGVVGIIAPWNFPLAIPAWKIAPALAYGNTVVFKPAEIVPGCAWAIADILERAGVPAGVFNLVLGAGRTVGAALVGHGRLDALTFTGSVPTGRALLRQAAERGLKIQMEMGGKNPLVVLADADLDQAVECAVNGAYFSTGQRCTASSRLIVENAVYDEFAARMQARLAKLTVGDPLQAGVDIGPVASAAQLDTDLSYIGIGRDEGAELLFGGERVECATQGHFLAPTLFAARPEHRIAREEIFGPVAALIRADDYEHALALANDTEFGLCAGICTTSLRHATHFKRHAQAGMVMVNLPTAGVDPHVPFGGRKASSYGPREQGRHAVEFYTTVKTAYTAA from the coding sequence ATGACCCGCCAGTTCAAGAGCTACATCGATGGCCAATGGGTTGCCGGCAGCGACGGCGCGGACGACGAGAACCCTGCCGACCTCGCCGCGCCGGTCGGCAGCTACGGCGTGCTGGATGCGGCGCAGGTGGCGCAGGCGGTCGACGCCGCCGCCGCGGCGTTGCCGGCCTGGTCGCTGAGTTCGCCGCAGCAGCGCGCGGACATCCTCGACCGCGCCGGCAGCGAGATCCTCGCGCGCAAGGAAGAACTGGGCCGACTGCTGGCGATGGAGGAAGGCAAGACCCTGCCCGAGAGCATCGGCGAGGCGGCGCGCGCAGGGCAGATATTCAAGTTCTTCGCCGGCGAGGCGCTGCGCATTCCCGGCGAGAAGCTGGCTTCCACGCGCCCGGGCGTGGACGTGGAGATCACCCGCGAGCCGGTGGGCGTGGTCGGCATCATCGCGCCCTGGAACTTCCCGCTGGCGATCCCGGCCTGGAAGATCGCGCCGGCGCTCGCCTACGGCAACACCGTGGTGTTCAAGCCGGCCGAGATCGTGCCGGGCTGCGCCTGGGCCATCGCCGACATCCTCGAACGCGCCGGCGTGCCCGCCGGCGTGTTCAACCTGGTGCTGGGCGCCGGCCGCACGGTGGGCGCGGCGCTGGTCGGGCATGGCAGGCTCGACGCGCTGACCTTCACCGGCTCGGTGCCGACCGGCCGCGCGCTGCTGCGGCAGGCCGCCGAGCGCGGCCTGAAGATCCAGATGGAAATGGGCGGCAAGAACCCGCTGGTGGTGCTGGCGGATGCCGATCTGGATCAGGCCGTGGAATGCGCGGTCAACGGCGCCTACTTCTCCACCGGCCAACGCTGCACGGCCTCCAGCCGCCTGATCGTGGAAAACGCGGTATACGACGAGTTCGCCGCGCGCATGCAGGCGCGCCTGGCCAAGCTGACGGTGGGCGACCCGCTGCAGGCGGGCGTGGACATCGGCCCGGTCGCCAGCGCCGCGCAGTTGGACACCGATCTGTCGTACATCGGCATCGGCCGCGACGAAGGCGCCGAGCTGCTGTTCGGAGGCGAACGCGTCGAATGCGCCACGCAGGGCCATTTCCTCGCGCCGACCCTGTTCGCCGCCCGGCCCGAGCACCGCATCGCGCGCGAGGAGATCTTCGGCCCGGTCGCCGCGCTGATCCGCGCCGACGACTACGAGCATGCGCTGGCCCTGGCCAACGACACCGAGTTCGGCCTGTGCGCGGGCATCTGCACCACGTCGCTCAGGCATGCCACGCACTTCAAGCGCCACGCGCAGGCGGGCATGGTGATGGTCAACCTGCCCACCGCGGGCGTGGATCCGCATGTGCCGTTCGGCGGCCGCAAGGCGTCCAGCTACGGTCCGCGCGAACAGGGACGCCATGCGGTCGAGTTCTACACTACGGTGAAGACCGCCTATACGGCAGCCTGA
- a CDS encoding SDR family NAD(P)-dependent oxidoreductase, protein MHRPDTSAEPASGAAIGQALYPELRGRRVFVTGGGSGIGAALVEAFARQGAQVAFVDVAEEEGRALVERIAAAGGPRPWMRRCDVVDVAALQQAIADAAAELGDFHVLVNNVGSDDRHRLDEVTPDYWDRRVAINQRPAFFAIQAIVPGMRRLGGGSIVNLGSTGWQTKTGGYPVYATTKSSVNGLTRGLAHELGASRIRINVVTPGWVMTERQVSLWLDAEGERELARNQCMPDKVYPEDIAAMVLFLASDQARACTAQEYVVDAGWS, encoded by the coding sequence GTGCATCGTCCCGACACTTCCGCCGAGCCGGCCTCCGGTGCGGCCATCGGCCAGGCGCTCTATCCCGAACTGCGGGGGCGCCGCGTGTTCGTCACCGGCGGAGGCAGCGGCATCGGCGCGGCACTGGTCGAGGCCTTCGCCCGCCAGGGCGCGCAGGTCGCCTTCGTCGACGTGGCCGAGGAGGAGGGGCGGGCGCTGGTCGAGCGTATCGCCGCCGCCGGCGGGCCGCGGCCATGGATGCGGCGCTGCGATGTCGTGGACGTGGCCGCGCTGCAGCAGGCGATCGCCGATGCGGCGGCCGAACTGGGCGATTTTCACGTGCTGGTCAACAACGTCGGCAGCGACGACCGCCACCGGCTGGACGAGGTGACCCCGGACTACTGGGACCGGCGGGTGGCGATCAACCAGCGTCCGGCGTTCTTCGCGATCCAGGCGATCGTGCCAGGCATGCGGCGGCTCGGCGGCGGCTCGATCGTCAATCTGGGCTCCACCGGCTGGCAGACCAAGACCGGAGGCTATCCGGTCTACGCCACCACCAAGTCGTCGGTGAACGGGCTCACCCGCGGGCTGGCGCACGAGCTGGGCGCCTCGCGCATCCGCATCAACGTCGTCACTCCGGGCTGGGTGATGACCGAGCGTCAGGTGAGCCTGTGGCTGGACGCGGAAGGCGAGCGCGAACTGGCGCGCAACCAGTGCATGCCCGACAAGGTCTATCCCGAAGACATCGCCGCGATGGTGCTGTTCCTCGCGTCCGACCAGGCCCGCGCCTGCACCGCGCAGGAATACGTGGTCGATGCCGGCTGGTCCTGA
- the araD1 gene encoding AraD1 family protein — protein sequence MRLIQFLDDSSAVCVGEVGIDGRQVRRLDRVASMYELANAAIAAGRSLDAIAAECAGEERLDYADLLERNRVLAPLHHPDPAHCRVTGTGLTHLGSAAARDAMHRNLRQQAEAGTLTDSMRMFQWGVEGGIPRDGQPGAQPEWFYKGDGGIVAAPGAPLDSPDFALDGGEEPELVGLYLIGPDGTPHRLGFALGNEFSDHVTERRNYLYLAHSKLRACAVGPELRTGELSRDLRGTSRIRRDGDVLWEKPFLTGEANMCHSLANLEYHHFKYAAHRRPGDVHLHFFGTATLSFADQVSARDGDVFEIELPELGAPLRNPLRTVASGFALGGVSVR from the coding sequence ATGCGACTGATCCAGTTTCTCGACGATTCCTCGGCCGTATGCGTAGGCGAAGTCGGTATCGACGGCCGCCAGGTGCGCCGGCTCGACCGCGTCGCCTCGATGTACGAACTGGCCAATGCGGCGATCGCCGCCGGGCGCTCGCTCGATGCCATAGCCGCGGAATGCGCCGGCGAAGAACGCCTGGACTATGCGGACCTGCTGGAACGGAACCGCGTGCTGGCGCCGCTGCACCATCCCGATCCGGCGCACTGCCGGGTAACCGGTACCGGGCTGACCCACCTGGGCAGCGCCGCGGCCCGCGATGCGATGCACCGGAACCTCCGGCAGCAGGCCGAGGCGGGCACGCTGACCGACTCGATGCGGATGTTCCAATGGGGCGTGGAGGGCGGCATCCCGCGCGATGGCCAACCGGGCGCGCAGCCGGAATGGTTCTACAAGGGCGATGGCGGCATCGTCGCCGCGCCCGGCGCGCCGCTGGATTCGCCGGACTTCGCGCTGGACGGCGGCGAGGAGCCGGAACTGGTCGGCCTGTACCTCATCGGCCCGGACGGCACCCCGCACCGGCTCGGTTTCGCCCTCGGCAACGAGTTCTCCGACCATGTCACCGAGCGCCGCAACTACCTGTACCTGGCGCATTCCAAGCTGCGCGCCTGCGCGGTCGGCCCGGAACTGCGCACCGGCGAGTTGTCGCGCGATCTGCGCGGGACCAGCCGCATCCGCCGCGACGGCGACGTGCTGTGGGAAAAGCCCTTCCTGACCGGCGAGGCCAACATGTGCCACTCGCTGGCCAACCTTGAGTACCACCATTTCAAGTACGCCGCGCACCGTCGCCCCGGCGACGTCCACCTGCATTTCTTCGGCACGGCCACGCTGAGCTTCGCCGACCAGGTGAGCGCGCGCGACGGCGACGTGTTCGAGATCGAATTGCCCGAGCTGGGCGCGCCGCTGCGCAACCCGTTGCGCACGGTCGCCTCCGGCTTCGCGCTGGGCGGCGTGTCCGTGCGTTGA
- a CDS encoding IlvD/Edd family dehydratase, which produces MDSPDKPLRRSQAWFGREGKQGFYYRSWLKSLGVPHDMFDGRPVIGICNTWSELAPCNSSLRELAEHVKRGVYEAGGFPLEFPVMSLGETQMRPTAMLFRNLASMDVEESIRANPIDGVVLLMGCDKTTPSLLLGAASVDLPTIGLSGGPALSGNWRGNPIGSGTGVIQMSEMVRAGEMSQQEFVDAEACMQRSKGSCMTMGTASTMACMVEALGMSLPENAAIPAVDARRFRLAHLTGRRIVRMVEEDLRMSRILTRAAFENAIRANAAVGGSTNAVIHLLALAGRLGVPLTLQDWDDIGSKLPCLADLKPSGQHLMEDFYYAGGLPAVLREIVGELDLDALTANGRTLGENIADAPCWNREVIRSIDAPFKPEAGIAVLRGNLAPDGAIVKPSAASPHLLRHRGRAVVFENIEDFRARIDDEALDIDETCVMVLKNCGPRGYPGMAEVGNMPLPPKLLRRGVTDMVRISDARMSGTAYGTVVLHVSPEAAVGGSLALVRDGDSIELDVPGRRLHLDVDEAELERRRVEWREAPRPARGWARLYFDHVQQAHLGADLDILVGGSGDLVERDSH; this is translated from the coding sequence ATGGACTCACCCGATAAGCCGCTTCGGCGCAGCCAGGCGTGGTTCGGTCGCGAAGGCAAGCAAGGGTTCTACTACCGCAGCTGGCTCAAGAGCCTCGGCGTTCCGCACGACATGTTCGACGGGCGTCCGGTCATCGGCATCTGCAACACCTGGTCGGAGCTGGCGCCGTGCAACAGTTCGCTGCGCGAACTGGCCGAGCACGTCAAGCGCGGCGTCTACGAGGCCGGCGGATTCCCGCTCGAGTTCCCGGTGATGTCGCTGGGCGAGACCCAGATGCGGCCCACCGCCATGCTGTTCCGCAACCTGGCCAGCATGGACGTCGAGGAGTCCATACGCGCCAATCCCATCGACGGCGTCGTGCTGCTGATGGGATGCGACAAGACCACCCCGTCGCTGCTGCTGGGCGCGGCCAGCGTGGACCTGCCCACGATCGGCCTGTCCGGCGGCCCGGCGCTGTCGGGCAACTGGCGAGGCAACCCGATCGGTTCGGGCACCGGCGTGATCCAGATGTCGGAGATGGTGCGCGCCGGCGAAATGAGCCAGCAGGAGTTCGTCGATGCCGAGGCGTGCATGCAGCGCTCCAAGGGCAGCTGCATGACCATGGGCACGGCTTCGACCATGGCCTGCATGGTCGAGGCGCTGGGCATGTCGCTGCCGGAGAACGCGGCGATCCCGGCGGTGGATGCGCGTCGCTTCCGCCTGGCGCACCTCACCGGCCGCCGCATCGTGCGGATGGTCGAGGAAGACCTGCGCATGTCGCGCATCCTGACCCGCGCCGCATTCGAGAATGCCATCCGCGCCAATGCCGCGGTCGGCGGCTCCACCAACGCGGTGATCCACCTGCTGGCGCTGGCCGGGCGCCTGGGCGTGCCGCTGACCTTGCAGGATTGGGACGATATCGGCTCGAAACTGCCCTGTCTGGCGGACCTGAAACCCTCCGGCCAGCATCTGATGGAGGACTTCTACTACGCGGGCGGCCTGCCGGCGGTGCTGCGCGAGATCGTCGGCGAACTGGACCTGGACGCGCTCACCGCAAACGGCCGCACGCTCGGTGAGAACATCGCCGACGCGCCCTGCTGGAACCGCGAGGTCATCCGCAGCATCGATGCGCCGTTCAAGCCCGAGGCTGGCATCGCCGTGCTGCGCGGCAACCTGGCGCCCGACGGCGCGATCGTCAAGCCGTCGGCGGCCTCGCCGCACCTGCTGCGGCACCGCGGGCGCGCGGTGGTGTTCGAGAACATCGAGGATTTCAGGGCGCGCATCGACGACGAAGCGCTGGACATCGACGAAACCTGCGTAATGGTGCTGAAGAACTGCGGCCCGCGCGGCTATCCCGGCATGGCCGAAGTCGGCAACATGCCGCTGCCTCCGAAGCTGCTGCGCCGGGGCGTCACCGACATGGTGCGCATCTCGGATGCGCGCATGAGCGGCACCGCTTACGGCACCGTGGTGCTGCACGTCTCGCCGGAGGCCGCCGTCGGCGGTTCCCTGGCGCTGGTGCGCGACGGCGATTCCATCGAACTCGATGTGCCCGGACGCCGGTTGCATCTGGACGTCGACGAGGCCGAACTGGAGCGCCGCCGCGTCGAATGGCGCGAGGCGCCGCGCCCCGCACGTGGCTGGGCCCGGCTCTATTTCGATCATGTGCAGCAGGCCCATCTCGGCGCCGATCTCGACATCCTGGTCGGGGGCAGCGGCGACCTCGTCGAACGCGATTCGCACTGA
- a CDS encoding glycoside hydrolase family 2 TIM barrel-domain containing protein — MAASPAWAEVRSLSQDWLFHAGEAADAQHSAFDDRAWQRVAVPHDFSIMDRPDGSAPFDADAISGQDSGYLPGGTGWYRRQLTLTPAEASRIVRLNFEAVYMDADIWVNGEHLKKHRYGYTAFSVDLTGKVRAGDNTLVVRVDHADPSSRWYAGSGLIRPVALEILDPVHVEPESVFVSTPVAAEDRGVVSVRAAIANRSGKTQSAEWVTRVVAANGETVAEARQTHAVAAGARAQPSLELTVARPRLWSPDSPNLYTLVQEVRIGGETVDERRTRFGIRTIALDSANGLRINGQPVLLRGGNIHHDNYMIGAAGAPDAEARKVALMKAAGYNAIRSAHNPASRATLDAADELGMLVINEAFDSWNKSKKPLDYSRFFAEDWQQDIDSMVLGSRNHPSVLFWSIGNEIPEDGTPEGVETGRKLAERVRSLDPTRPVTQGINADPPKSTNQAAVLDVVGYNYHAHIFAEEHERLPELTMYTSESLPQDLFSYWRAVETMPWVIGDFVWTAVDYLGEAGIGWMGYSQDWQKLGPYPWHLAYCGEIDATGRLRPAAYYRQVVWKTGITPISAFVRQPEGTEDLPDRDFYPTEPPHLDWSLDDVHPSWTWPGQEGRRQEVLVYSELPEVELFLNGKSLGRKPVGVDSEYKAVYQVPYAPGRLLAVGYRDGREAARWELRTAGQPAIAVATADRSQLTANGEDLVYVTVELHDADGTPIYARNDDRQVRVRVSGAGTLAGIGNGNPIDVSSFQSGERKTFHGRVVAVVRADTRAGPIVVDIDAEGLPSRQVRLNAIAPQPF, encoded by the coding sequence ATGGCCGCATCGCCCGCCTGGGCGGAAGTCCGCAGCCTGTCGCAGGACTGGCTGTTCCATGCCGGCGAGGCCGCAGACGCGCAACACAGCGCCTTCGACGACCGGGCCTGGCAGCGGGTGGCCGTGCCGCACGACTTCTCGATCATGGACAGGCCCGACGGCAGCGCGCCGTTCGATGCGGACGCCATCAGCGGCCAGGATTCTGGCTATCTGCCGGGCGGCACCGGCTGGTACCGCCGCCAGCTGACGCTCACGCCGGCCGAGGCGTCGCGCATCGTGCGGCTGAACTTCGAAGCCGTGTACATGGACGCCGACATCTGGGTGAACGGCGAACATCTGAAGAAGCATCGGTACGGCTATACCGCGTTTTCGGTCGACCTGACCGGCAAGGTTCGCGCCGGCGACAACACCCTCGTCGTGCGCGTCGACCATGCCGATCCGTCATCGCGCTGGTATGCCGGCTCGGGGCTGATCCGGCCGGTCGCGCTGGAAATCCTCGATCCGGTCCATGTCGAGCCCGAAAGCGTTTTCGTCTCCACCCCGGTGGCGGCCGAAGACCGGGGCGTGGTTTCGGTGCGCGCCGCCATCGCCAACCGGTCGGGCAAGACGCAATCCGCCGAATGGGTGACCCGGGTGGTGGCGGCCAACGGCGAGACCGTGGCCGAGGCGCGGCAGACGCATGCGGTCGCCGCCGGTGCGCGCGCGCAGCCTTCACTGGAACTGACCGTGGCCAGGCCGCGCCTGTGGTCTCCGGATTCCCCCAATCTCTACACCTTGGTCCAGGAGGTCCGCATCGGTGGCGAAACCGTCGACGAAAGGCGCACCCGCTTCGGCATCCGCACGATCGCCCTGGATTCCGCCAACGGCCTGCGCATCAATGGCCAGCCGGTGCTGCTGCGCGGCGGCAACATCCACCACGACAACTACATGATCGGCGCCGCCGGCGCGCCCGACGCGGAGGCCCGCAAGGTCGCGCTGATGAAGGCCGCCGGGTACAACGCCATCCGCAGCGCACACAATCCGGCCAGCCGGGCCACGCTCGACGCCGCCGACGAGTTGGGCATGCTGGTCATCAACGAAGCCTTCGACAGCTGGAACAAGAGCAAGAAGCCGCTGGACTATTCGCGCTTCTTCGCCGAGGACTGGCAGCAGGACATCGACAGCATGGTCCTGGGCAGCCGCAACCATCCCAGCGTGCTGTTCTGGAGCATCGGCAACGAGATCCCCGAGGACGGCACGCCCGAGGGCGTCGAAACCGGCCGCAAGCTTGCCGAGCGCGTGCGCAGCCTCGACCCGACCCGGCCCGTCACCCAGGGCATCAACGCCGACCCGCCGAAAAGCACGAACCAGGCCGCGGTGCTGGACGTCGTCGGCTACAACTACCACGCCCACATTTTCGCCGAGGAGCACGAGCGGCTTCCCGAGCTGACCATGTACACCTCCGAATCCCTGCCGCAAGACCTGTTTTCCTACTGGCGCGCCGTAGAAACCATGCCGTGGGTGATCGGCGACTTCGTCTGGACCGCGGTCGATTATCTGGGCGAAGCCGGCATCGGCTGGATGGGCTACAGCCAGGACTGGCAGAAGCTCGGCCCGTATCCCTGGCACCTGGCGTATTGCGGCGAGATAGACGCGACCGGGCGCTTGCGCCCGGCGGCCTACTACCGACAGGTGGTGTGGAAGACCGGCATCACCCCGATTTCCGCGTTCGTCCGGCAGCCCGAGGGCACCGAGGACCTGCCCGACCGCGACTTCTACCCGACCGAGCCGCCCCACCTCGACTGGTCGCTGGACGACGTGCATCCCAGCTGGACCTGGCCGGGACAGGAAGGCCGGCGCCAGGAAGTGCTGGTCTATTCCGAACTGCCGGAAGTGGAATTGTTCCTCAACGGAAAGAGCCTGGGGCGCAAGCCGGTCGGCGTGGACAGCGAATACAAGGCTGTCTACCAAGTGCCCTACGCGCCGGGACGCCTGCTCGCGGTGGGTTATCGCGACGGCCGCGAGGCCGCTCGCTGGGAACTGCGCACGGCCGGCCAGCCGGCCATCGCCGTCGCAACCGCGGACCGCTCGCAGCTCACGGCCAATGGCGAGGATCTGGTTTACGTCACCGTGGAACTGCACGACGCCGACGGCACGCCCATCTATGCCCGCAACGACGACCGTCAGGTACGCGTGCGCGTGAGCGGCGCAGGCACCCTGGCCGGCATCGGCAACGGCAATCCGATCGACGTTTCCAGCTTCCAGTCCGGCGAACGCAAGACCTTCCATGGACGCGTGGTCGCCGTGGTTCGTGCCGACACCCGGGCCGGTCCCATCGTGGTCGATATCGATGCGGAAGGCCTGCCCTCCCGCCAAGTACGGCTGAACGCGATCGCGCCGCAACCCTTCTGA
- a CDS encoding LysR family transcriptional regulator: protein MSITPPWFVRAHLKTRQLMLVIAIEEHGNVHRAAEALNMSQPAASKLLKSLEVLIGVPLFDRLPRAMRPTWYGESMIRHARIALSSLGEAGAEIEALKAGHAGNVTIGAIAGPAMTLLPPALARISQAYPDLRVSLVVDGSDVLLEQLAQNRIDLMIGRLFARHDKRHLHYQPVAEEQVCAIARPGHPLLSLGNPQLRDLALASWVVPPEGSILRHRFELMFQSAGLEVPRRMIGTAALVLLPRLLQESDHLAVVPVDIARHYAEHGLARTVPLELSCNMDSFGFITRTDWLLSPGARTVLDALKDAAADIYTPKARGNRKSGN, encoded by the coding sequence GTGTCCATCACGCCTCCCTGGTTCGTCCGCGCCCACCTCAAGACCCGGCAGCTGATGCTGGTGATCGCCATCGAGGAACACGGCAACGTCCATCGCGCCGCGGAGGCGCTGAACATGTCGCAGCCGGCAGCCTCCAAGCTGCTCAAGAGCCTGGAGGTCCTGATCGGGGTTCCGCTCTTCGACCGGCTGCCCCGCGCCATGCGCCCGACCTGGTACGGGGAAAGCATGATCCGCCACGCCCGCATCGCCCTGTCCAGCCTCGGCGAGGCCGGCGCCGAGATCGAAGCGCTCAAGGCCGGGCATGCCGGCAACGTGACCATCGGCGCCATCGCAGGGCCGGCCATGACCCTGCTGCCGCCGGCCCTGGCCCGGATCTCCCAGGCCTATCCCGACCTGCGCGTGTCGCTGGTGGTGGACGGCAGCGACGTGCTACTGGAACAACTGGCGCAGAACAGGATCGACCTGATGATCGGACGCCTGTTCGCTCGCCACGACAAGCGCCACCTGCATTACCAGCCGGTGGCCGAGGAACAGGTCTGCGCGATCGCCCGGCCAGGGCACCCTCTGCTTTCGCTGGGAAACCCGCAGTTGCGCGACTTGGCGCTGGCGTCGTGGGTGGTGCCGCCGGAGGGCAGCATCCTGCGCCACCGCTTCGAACTGATGTTCCAGTCCGCCGGGCTCGAGGTCCCGCGGCGCATGATCGGCACCGCCGCGCTGGTATTGCTGCCGCGCCTGCTGCAGGAAAGCGACCATCTCGCCGTGGTGCCGGTGGACATCGCCCGGCACTACGCCGAGCACGGCCTGGCCCGGACCGTGCCGCTGGAGCTCTCCTGCAACATGGATTCGTTCGGCTTCATCACCCGCACCGACTGGCTGCTGTCTCCAGGAGCACGCACCGTGCTGGATGCCCTGAAGGACGCCGCTGCGGATATCTACACACCGAAGGCGCGGGGCAACCGGAAAAGCGGGAACTGA